One window of Mangrovibacterium diazotrophicum genomic DNA carries:
- a CDS encoding nitrogenase component 1 — translation MFENAPIIKSTKEFTATRNACKLCAPLGASVAFKGIRGCVPIIHGSQGCSTYIRRYLISHFKEPVDIASSNFTEEATIFGGAANCHAAITNVIGQYKPEVVAMTTTCLSETIGDDVKMYIHDFQKDSQLKDLPRFVTASTPSYQGSHMDGFHEAVSSAVKAFAKGGDKGTHINIFPGFVSTEDLRQLKYLLSDFGFQFVMLPDYSETLDNPIWESYKRIPEGGTPVSAIETCGSAAASIEFGTILNYGALSGRVKNSRLSSTGANYLENEFGVKNYRMPLPIGVKNTDRFVKALEEISGKEMPLRYMTERGRLIDSYADGHKYIFGKKAVVYGEEDFVVAMTTFLDEIGIEVILAATGGESGRLADEIKANCPERGEQILAKNMFDYEKIREWCIDNKPDLFVGNSKAYYIARELDVPIVRCGFPIHDRIGGQRIKHLGYAGTQDLFDQVVNAMIQYKQDHSPVGYKYM, via the coding sequence ATGTTTGAAAATGCTCCTATAATAAAATCTACAAAGGAATTCACAGCCACCCGAAATGCGTGTAAACTCTGTGCTCCGCTTGGTGCCAGTGTCGCTTTCAAAGGAATTCGGGGATGCGTCCCAATTATTCACGGATCCCAAGGCTGTTCAACCTACATTCGTCGCTACCTTATCAGTCACTTTAAAGAACCGGTAGACATTGCTTCCTCAAACTTCACAGAAGAGGCCACTATTTTCGGTGGTGCAGCAAACTGTCACGCAGCTATTACCAACGTAATTGGCCAGTACAAACCGGAAGTTGTAGCGATGACCACAACCTGTCTTTCCGAAACAATTGGTGATGATGTAAAAATGTACATCCACGATTTTCAAAAAGACAGCCAACTGAAAGATCTTCCTCGTTTTGTAACTGCATCTACACCCAGCTACCAGGGATCGCACATGGATGGTTTCCACGAAGCGGTGTCATCAGCGGTGAAAGCGTTTGCAAAAGGAGGCGACAAAGGAACACATATTAATATATTCCCCGGTTTTGTATCAACCGAAGATTTACGTCAGCTGAAATATTTGCTGAGCGATTTTGGATTCCAGTTTGTGATGTTGCCTGATTACTCGGAAACACTGGACAACCCGATTTGGGAAAGCTACAAGCGTATTCCCGAAGGAGGAACCCCGGTTAGCGCCATCGAAACCTGCGGATCAGCAGCGGCTTCTATCGAATTTGGTACCATCCTGAATTATGGTGCTCTCTCGGGCCGCGTTAAAAACAGCAGATTATCTTCTACCGGTGCCAACTACCTCGAAAACGAATTTGGGGTGAAAAACTACCGGATGCCGTTGCCTATCGGGGTGAAAAACACCGACCGCTTTGTAAAGGCACTGGAGGAAATCAGCGGTAAAGAAATGCCACTGCGCTACATGACGGAACGTGGTCGCCTGATCGACTCGTACGCCGATGGTCACAAATACATTTTCGGAAAGAAAGCAGTGGTTTATGGCGAAGAGGATTTCGTAGTAGCCATGACAACCTTCCTGGATGAAATTGGTATCGAAGTGATCTTGGCAGCAACCGGAGGAGAAAGCGGACGCCTGGCCGACGAAATTAAAGCCAACTGCCCCGAACGCGGAGAGCAAATTCTGGCCAAGAACATGTTCGACTACGAAAAAATCCGCGAGTGGTGCATTGATAACAAACCAGACCTTTTTGTTGGAAACAGCAAAGCCTATTATATCGCACGCGAACTGGACGTTCCAATCGTTCGTTGCGGATTCCCGATTCATGACCGAATTGGCGGACAGCGCATCAAGCACCTGGGCTACGCAGGTACACAGGACTTGTTCGACCAGGTTGTCAACGCCATGATTCAGTATAAACAAGACCATTCGCCGGTCGGCTATAAATATATGTAA
- the nifB gene encoding nitrogenase cofactor biosynthesis protein NifB produces MIDIEKHPCFSIDAKGKYARVHLPVAPKCNIQCNYCKRDYDCVNESRPGVTSKVLSPEQALTYLVKLKEKMPHLSVVGIAGPGDPFANPVETMTTLRLIRKEFPEMILCLSSNGLNVAPYVDELAELKVSHVTITINAFDPEVTKDVYKWVRLEKRGFVGAEGAKVLLEKQLEAIKLLKMYDITVKINTIVIPGINDHLVGDIAKTAKELGADLMNTIPLYPVEGTPFENLTEPSAAMMKVIRADIAKHIKPMTHCARCRADAVGLLGKDDPEAAKLLNDIANMTVTADETRPYVAVASHEGLLVNQHLGEADTLYIYKETSQGYRMVEQRRTPPSGTGNHRWQALGESLSDCRALLVGGIGPSPSAIIGRTGIKIVEMTGLIDDGLDAMFKGKSLKTIKKADVFRCGAECSGKGTGCG; encoded by the coding sequence ATGATTGATATTGAAAAACATCCGTGTTTTAGCATAGACGCTAAAGGAAAATATGCCCGTGTGCACTTGCCGGTTGCACCAAAATGTAACATTCAATGCAACTATTGCAAACGCGACTACGACTGTGTAAACGAAAGTCGCCCAGGTGTAACAAGTAAAGTATTGTCGCCGGAACAAGCGTTGACTTACTTAGTGAAGTTGAAAGAAAAAATGCCTCACCTTTCAGTTGTAGGTATCGCAGGACCTGGTGACCCGTTCGCTAACCCGGTTGAAACAATGACAACTTTGCGTTTGATCCGCAAAGAATTCCCGGAAATGATCCTGTGTTTGTCATCAAACGGGTTGAATGTAGCGCCTTATGTTGATGAGTTGGCCGAACTGAAAGTTAGCCACGTGACCATCACTATCAACGCGTTCGATCCCGAGGTAACCAAAGATGTTTACAAATGGGTTCGTTTGGAAAAACGTGGTTTTGTTGGTGCCGAGGGGGCGAAAGTTCTGCTGGAGAAGCAGCTGGAAGCAATTAAGCTTCTGAAGATGTACGACATTACTGTCAAAATAAATACAATCGTCATTCCGGGTATCAACGATCACTTGGTTGGTGATATCGCTAAAACAGCCAAAGAACTGGGAGCCGACCTGATGAATACCATTCCATTGTATCCGGTTGAAGGCACACCATTCGAAAATTTGACTGAACCTAGTGCGGCTATGATGAAAGTGATTCGCGCGGATATCGCCAAACACATTAAACCAATGACGCATTGTGCTCGCTGTCGTGCGGATGCTGTTGGTTTGTTGGGGAAAGACGATCCGGAAGCAGCGAAACTGTTGAACGACATCGCGAACATGACTGTGACTGCCGACGAAACGCGTCCGTATGTTGCTGTTGCCAGTCACGAAGGTTTGTTGGTGAACCAACACTTGGGCGAAGCCGATACACTATATATATATAAAGAAACATCGCAAGGTTATCGCATGGTGGAGCAACGTCGCACGCCGCCGTCAGGCACCGGTAATCATCGCTGGCAAGCTTTGGGCGAATCGTTATCTGACTGTCGCGCCCTGTTGGTTGGCGGAATTGGGCCATCACCTTCAGCAATCATTGGCCGTACAGGTATCAAGATTGTTGAGATGACCGGTTTGATCGACGACGGATTGGATGCTATGTTCAAAGGCAAATCCTTGAAAACAATCAAAAAAGCAGATGTTTTCCGTTGCGGAGCCGAATGTTCCGGTAAAGGAACCGGATGCGGTTGA
- a CDS encoding (2Fe-2S) ferredoxin domain-containing protein — MKKPDYHILVCNSYRVAGDAKGYCNKNGAADFIQYIMEECADRGLDVAVSSTACLNVCSQGPVMVIQPNNLWYGEITEEKIDEILDALEEGEAVEEYLISE, encoded by the coding sequence ATGAAAAAACCTGATTATCACATTTTAGTTTGCAACTCGTATCGGGTTGCCGGCGACGCTAAAGGCTATTGTAACAAAAACGGTGCTGCCGATTTCATTCAATATATAATGGAAGAATGCGCTGACCGCGGATTAGACGTGGCTGTTTCTTCTACTGCCTGTTTGAATGTTTGTTCTCAAGGACCAGTCATGGTTATTCAACCGAATAACCTGTGGTACGGCGAAATTACAGAGGAAAAAATCGACGAGATTTTGGACGCTTTGGAAGAAGGAGAAGCTGTAGAAGAATATTTGATTAGCGAATAA
- a CDS encoding homocitrate synthase/isopropylmalate synthase family protein, producing MTAKSLHIIDTTLRDGEQAPGVVFSFDEKLKIAALLNDAGVKELEVGTPIMGECEQLVIREIVNAGFNFSSTCWGRATEEDMVATEKTGCSRMNISFPVSDIQQAAIGKSRSWVMDRVKPMMAFAHQRFDFVAVGAQDASRADRTFLKEFIEACLAEGAHRIRIADTVGTLNPLSTMEFFSWLTGLFPGVEFEFHGHNDLGMATANTVSAALAGCQSASLTVNGLGERAGNACLEEVAAAMKVSANSDCGIRLDRLQELCRAVEAASLRKIHDSKPIVGEMICRHESGIHCRSLVKDEMSYQAFNPELFGRKTELVIGKHSGSGGLNHFLKSKGIFLAKEQLADAMVKMKDAARRAKRALDYEEAAMIMNAAINDSK from the coding sequence ATGACTGCTAAATCTCTCCATATAATTGATACAACACTCCGGGACGGCGAACAAGCCCCCGGAGTTGTTTTCAGTTTTGATGAGAAACTGAAGATTGCCGCTTTGTTGAACGATGCGGGTGTTAAGGAGCTGGAAGTTGGTACGCCAATTATGGGGGAGTGTGAGCAGTTGGTTATTCGGGAAATTGTTAATGCCGGTTTTAATTTCTCATCCACTTGCTGGGGGAGAGCAACCGAAGAAGATATGGTTGCAACTGAAAAAACCGGGTGTTCCCGAATGAACATCTCGTTTCCGGTTTCCGATATCCAACAGGCGGCCATTGGCAAAAGCCGCTCTTGGGTGATGGATCGGGTAAAACCGATGATGGCATTTGCTCACCAACGTTTCGACTTTGTGGCCGTTGGAGCACAAGATGCTTCGAGGGCAGATCGGACTTTTCTGAAAGAATTTATTGAAGCTTGTTTGGCTGAAGGAGCTCATCGAATTCGAATCGCAGATACAGTAGGAACATTGAACCCGTTGTCGACAATGGAATTCTTTTCCTGGTTGACCGGCTTGTTTCCGGGTGTTGAATTCGAATTTCACGGGCATAACGATCTAGGAATGGCAACTGCAAACACGGTTTCGGCAGCATTGGCTGGATGCCAATCGGCCAGCTTAACCGTAAACGGCTTGGGCGAACGTGCCGGAAATGCCTGTTTGGAAGAAGTTGCCGCCGCAATGAAAGTTTCGGCGAATAGTGATTGTGGCATCCGGTTGGATCGCTTACAAGAGCTGTGTCGTGCTGTTGAAGCTGCTTCGTTGCGAAAAATTCACGATTCAAAACCAATCGTCGGCGAAATGATTTGTCGCCACGAGTCGGGCATCCATTGCCGTAGCTTGGTAAAAGACGAAATGAGTTACCAGGCATTCAACCCCGAATTGTTCGGTCGAAAAACTGAATTGGTCATCGGAAAACATTCAGGCAGCGGAGGTCTGAATCACTTCCTGAAGTCCAAGGGGATTTTCTTGGCCAAAGAACAGTTGGCCGATGCAATGGTAAAAATGAAAGATGCCGCACGCCGGGCAAAACGGGCTCTCGATTACGAGGAAGCAGCTATGATTATGAATGCTGCAATCAACGATTCGAAATAA